In the genome of Gloeotrichia echinulata CP02, one region contains:
- a CDS encoding FAD-binding oxidoreductase, which produces MKTYDWIVVGGGITGATLSYELVQKGFRVLLLEKDATPDNATRYSYGGLAYWSGTTALTRQLCTEAIARYQILAQELDADIEFRELDLLLTISADSNPENTAASYIHCAIPPRLISVQQACELEPLLNQDAIAGALIVKHGHIHPQKTAQAYIQAFLRAGGEMHITKALELTPLLASGVGFSAINTTTQTYQSANIVICAGGLSRQLLKSAGIPINLYFTHAEIIETPSVDLRLHTLVTSANLQRFQLESKSTQVDKLWDEIGNEIIPPILDAGAIQFQNGSLRLGQISRALTDPNAEINPNQSEAWLRQSVGKFLPALANLPGNWHHCLVAFSSDNLPLIGAIPGFDGIHVFSGFSNPLVIIPPLAQRFANFATGKEDPIISQLSPSRFK; this is translated from the coding sequence ATGAAAACCTATGACTGGATTGTGGTTGGTGGTGGCATTACAGGTGCTACACTTAGTTATGAACTAGTGCAGAAAGGCTTTAGGGTGTTGTTGTTAGAAAAAGACGCGACGCCAGATAATGCCACGCGCTATAGTTATGGTGGACTTGCTTATTGGTCGGGGACTACAGCCTTAACTCGCCAATTGTGTACAGAAGCGATCGCCCGTTATCAAATTTTAGCTCAAGAGTTAGACGCTGATATTGAATTTCGCGAATTAGACTTATTACTCACTATATCCGCTGATAGTAATCCCGAAAATACTGCTGCATCCTACATCCATTGTGCCATTCCACCCCGCCTAATCAGTGTACAACAAGCTTGTGAGTTAGAGCCGCTATTAAATCAGGATGCGATCGCAGGTGCTTTAATTGTAAAACACGGTCATATCCACCCACAAAAAACAGCACAAGCTTATATTCAAGCTTTTTTACGTGCTGGTGGTGAAATGCATATCACCAAAGCATTAGAATTAACTCCCCTCCTCGCTTCCGGGGTGGGGTTTAGCGCTATAAATACAACTACCCAAACCTATCAAAGTGCTAACATTGTCATCTGTGCCGGTGGACTCAGCCGACAATTATTAAAATCAGCGGGTATTCCTATCAATTTATATTTTACCCACGCAGAAATTATTGAAACTCCATCCGTTGATTTGCGGTTACACACTTTAGTTACATCAGCCAATTTGCAAAGGTTTCAACTAGAATCTAAATCAACTCAAGTTGATAAGTTATGGGATGAAATCGGTAATGAAATCATACCACCAATTTTAGATGCCGGTGCGATTCAGTTTCAAAATGGTAGTTTGCGCTTAGGTCAAATTAGCCGCGCTCTGACCGACCCAAATGCTGAAATTAATCCCAATCAAAGTGAAGCTTGGTTGCGTCAAAGTGTGGGGAAATTTTTACCAGCTTTGGCAAATTTACCAGGAAATTGGCATCATTGTTTAGTGGCGTTTAGTAGTGACAACCTCCCTTTAATTGGTGCTATTCCCGGATTTGATGGTATTCATGTTTTCTCTGGATTTAGCAATCCTTTAGTTATTATACCACCCTTAGCACAACGCTTTGCTAACTTTGCAACTGGCAAGGAAGATCCAATTATTTCTCAGCTATCTCCATCTCGGTTTAAATAA
- a CDS encoding cytochrome P450 has product MCIGIAFAKMEMKIVAAHLLCSYDWEILPNQSLDPVQIPTNHPKDGLRVRFQHR; this is encoded by the coding sequence GTGTGTATTGGGATCGCTTTTGCGAAAATGGAAATGAAAATTGTTGCAGCCCATCTTTTATGCAGCTATGATTGGGAAATATTGCCGAATCAAAGTTTAGATCCAGTGCAAATTCCCACCAATCACCCTAAAGATGGATTGCGGGTTAGATTTCAGCATCGGTGA